Proteins encoded within one genomic window of Pygocentrus nattereri isolate fPygNat1 chromosome 7, fPygNat1.pri, whole genome shotgun sequence:
- the si:dkey-246g23.4 gene encoding monocarboxylate transporter 13: MESAVTRGIGPPDGGYGWFIVLASFLVFGLTFGVIKSFGVFYVEIHRYFATTATGTSWITSISIATVHIGAPVGAAMSACVGHRAVVMLGGLLSSVGMVAGAYAQNLLQLYITVGFLTGFGYALTWTPTVAMLGCYFEKRRPMANALASAGECIITFLFTPFFQLLVDEYSWRGAMLVLGAAQLNLCVCGALLRPLSNLAEKRPTEGDRLEEMSQTHMDPQRANIRSQSLRSKVLHYVDYTLIANPHFMLYSMFGVFAALGFFAPALFLVPYARSQGIEEYQAAALMSISAALDLFGRLLFGWVANLRLVQTIHQLTVTVILLAVVLLLCPLASTFTQLAAFSASYGLVFGATVAIHITVLAEVVGVSRLGSALGFFMLIRSSGGLLGPPIAGFFIDKMGNYSTGFLMAGVALILSALFLLLLHHMTRRGRDTQLQAKDSSSATEKK, translated from the exons ATGGAGTCTGCAGTTACAAGGGGTATAGGGCCTCCTGATGGAGGCTACGGCTGGTTCATCGTTCTCGCCAGTTTCCTTGTCTTTGGACTGACGTTTGGTGTGATCAAGTCCTTCGGGGTTTTTTATGTGGAAATCCATCGCTACTTCGCCACTACAGCCACAGGCACCTCATGGATTACATCCATCTCTATAGCAACTGTACACATTGGAG CCCCAGTTGGTGCAGCAATGAGTGCGTGTGTTGGCCACAGAGCGGTGGTGATGCTGGGGGGACTGCTGAGTAGCGTGGGCATGGTGGCTGGAGCGTACGCCCAAAACCTGCTCCAGCTGTACATCACGGTGGGATTCCTAACAG GTTTTGGCTATGCCCTTACATGGACCCCCACTGTTGCAATGTTGGGCTGCTATTTTGAGAAGCGACGGCCCATGGCCAACGCACTAGCCAGTGCAGGAGAGTGCATCATCACCTTCCTCTTCACACCTTTCTTTCAGCTCCTGGTGGACGAGTATTCCTGGAGGGGCGCCATGCTGGTGCTGGGAGCTGCACAGctcaatctgtgtgtgtgtggtgcactGCTGAGACCACTCAGCAACCTTGCAGAAAAGCGTCCAACAGAGGGGGACAGGTTGGAGGAAATGTCCCAAACACACATGGACCCACAGAGGGCCAACATTAGGTCACAAAGTCTTAGGAGCAAAGTCCTGCACTATGTAGACTACACACTCATTGCTAATCCACACTTCATGCTGTACTCCATGTTTGGTGTCTTTGCAGCACTGGGTTTCTTTGCTCCAGCTTTGTTTCTGGTACCATATGCCCGTAGTCAGGGCATAGAGGAGTACCAGGCGGCTGCCCTCATGTCAATTTCAGCAGCTCTGGATCTGTTTGGCCGACTCCTCTTTGGCTGGGTGGCCAATCTTAGGCTGGTGCAGACCATTCATCAGCTGACCGTGACAGTCATCTTACTAGCCGTGGTCCTGCTGCTCTGTCCTTTAGCAAGCACCTTTACTCAACTGGCAGCATTCAGTGCCAGCTATGGCCTTGTGTTTGGAGCCACAGTGGCCATCCACATCACTGTGTTGGCCGAGGTGGTGGGGGTCAGCAGACTGGGTAGTGCGCTAGGCTTTTTCATGCTCATCCGCAGCAGTGGAGGACTGCTGGGGCCTCCCATTGCAG GATTCTTCATAGACAAAATGGGCAACTACAGTACAGGCTTTCTAATGGCGGGAGTTGCTCTTATATTGTCCGCTCTCTTCCTGCTCTTACTGCACCACATGACCAGGAGGGGCCGAGACACACAGCTTCAAGCAAAAGACTCCTCTTCAGccacagagaaaaaataa